One segment of Clostridium ljungdahlii DSM 13528 DNA contains the following:
- a CDS encoding NAD(P)H-dependent oxidoreductase, with the protein MKILVINDRQNENKLGREIIEKTIKTFQTKKIEFKSYNLALDDLHYCIGCFSCWLKTPGMCVFDDLGRKICEDFIKSDVVLYVGPIKYGCYSPVIKRSLDRQIPNILPFFEEVNGEMHHSPRYDKYPELVALGYSEDVSSEEEETFSSLVTANGINLQKNGAKAYVCKNDADIDEYISDFEVYLKEREVR; encoded by the coding sequence ATGAAAATATTGGTTATAAATGATAGGCAAAATGAAAACAAGCTTGGAAGGGAAATAATAGAAAAAACTATAAAAACATTTCAAACTAAAAAAATTGAGTTTAAAAGTTACAATTTAGCTTTGGACGATTTACATTATTGTATTGGATGCTTTAGCTGTTGGCTCAAGACTCCTGGTATGTGTGTATTTGATGACCTGGGAAGAAAAATATGTGAGGATTTTATAAAAAGTGATGTTGTATTGTATGTAGGCCCAATAAAATATGGATGTTACAGTCCTGTTATAAAAAGATCACTGGATAGGCAAATACCTAATATACTTCCGTTTTTTGAAGAAGTGAATGGAGAAATGCATCATTCACCACGTTATGACAAGTATCCAGAACTAGTTGCTTTAGGATATAGTGAAGATGTTTCTAGTGAAGAAGAAGAAACTTTTAGTTCTCTTGTTACAGCTAATGGAATAAATCTTCAAAAAAATGGAGCAAAAGCTTATGTGTGCAAAAACGATGCTGATATAGATGAATATATAAGTGATTTTGAAGTCTATTTAAAAGAAAGAGAGGTTAGGTAA
- a CDS encoding AEC family transporter, with product MESLIYSLNATVPVFLVIVVGYVLKQIGMLNDNFIEVANKFNFKVTLPILLLTDIGSTNIIKNFDGKYILFCAVVTSICFWSIWFFTKKFMKDSSMTGAFVQASFRGSAAILGIAFVQNIYGNAGMAPMMIIGAVPLYNIYSVIVLTFESEDSRGGNDSIKKACINIIKNPIIIGILLGMIVSLLNIHFPKIIDKTLKNFAVMASPLALVTIGAGFEGTKALAKIKPTLAASFIKLVAQAAVFLPLAVYFGFRDQELVALIIMLGSPTTVSCYIMAKNMNNDGVLTSSVVVATTLLSAFTLTFWIFVLKSFKFII from the coding sequence ATGGAGAGTTTAATATACAGTTTAAATGCGACAGTACCTGTGTTTTTAGTTATTGTGGTAGGATATGTGTTAAAACAAATAGGAATGTTGAATGATAATTTCATAGAGGTAGCTAATAAATTTAACTTTAAAGTTACTTTACCGATATTATTATTAACTGATATTGGATCAACTAATATAATTAAAAATTTTGATGGGAAGTACATATTGTTTTGTGCAGTAGTTACATCCATTTGTTTCTGGTCAATTTGGTTTTTTACTAAAAAATTTATGAAGGATTCTTCTATGACAGGAGCTTTTGTACAAGCATCTTTTCGTGGAAGTGCAGCTATACTGGGAATTGCCTTTGTTCAAAATATTTATGGAAATGCGGGGATGGCTCCTATGATGATTATAGGAGCTGTTCCACTTTACAATATATATTCTGTTATTGTACTTACTTTTGAAAGTGAAGATAGCAGAGGAGGAAATGATAGTATAAAAAAAGCATGCATCAATATTATAAAAAACCCCATTATCATTGGAATTTTGCTAGGAATGATAGTGTCACTATTAAATATTCATTTCCCTAAAATAATAGACAAAACACTCAAAAATTTTGCAGTTATGGCATCTCCTTTGGCACTTGTAACTATTGGGGCTGGCTTTGAAGGAACAAAAGCCCTTGCAAAGATAAAACCAACTTTGGCAGCTTCTTTTATAAAACTGGTAGCTCAAGCTGCTGTATTTTTGCCACTAGCAGTATATTTTGGATTTAGAGATCAAGAACTTGTTGCTCTAATTATCATGCTTGGTTCTCCAACTACAGTGAGCTGTTATATAATGGCAAAGAACATGAACAATGATGGTGTTTTGACTTCAAGTGTTGTTGTAGCCACTACTTTATTATCAGCTTTTACTCTAACTTTCTGGATTTTCGTATTAAAGAGCTTTAAATTTATCATATAA
- a CDS encoding helix-turn-helix transcriptional regulator, producing the protein MPTLKTKVKEYREKMNMKQSELAELIGVRRETIVHLENGRYNPSLKLAMDIAKVFNTSVEELFKFED; encoded by the coding sequence ATGCCAACTCTAAAAACAAAAGTAAAAGAATATAGAGAAAAAATGAATATGAAACAAAGTGAATTAGCAGAATTAATAGGGGTAAGAAGAGAAACCATTGTTCACCTTGAAAATGGTAGATACAATCCATCACTAAAACTAGCAATGGATATCGCAAAAGTATTCAATACTTCTGTGGAAGAATTATTTAAATTTGAAGATTAG
- a CDS encoding MarR family winged helix-turn-helix transcriptional regulator, whose amino-acid sequence MANEESMKLFIELHRLGRQMHRFSHKISHGGNHFMGGQSRMLTIVAENEGITQRQLAEIMDVRPASMTVMIGKMELFGLVERKQDDKDQRVMHIYITDSGRKVEEESRISTQKLVGSLFQSLSDEEVKQMLMITEKLSKSLNEGDSGDLQCGLHDHHRHHGFHKHHHESDDNLKHLFRNL is encoded by the coding sequence ATGGCAAATGAAGAATCAATGAAATTATTTATAGAATTACACCGTTTAGGAAGACAAATGCACCGTTTTTCACATAAAATTTCTCATGGAGGAAATCACTTTATGGGAGGACAATCGAGAATGCTTACTATCGTTGCAGAAAATGAGGGTATTACTCAACGACAGCTTGCTGAAATCATGGATGTGAGACCTGCATCAATGACTGTGATGATAGGAAAGATGGAACTATTTGGACTTGTTGAACGTAAGCAAGACGATAAAGATCAGAGAGTTATGCATATTTATATTACAGATAGTGGAAGAAAAGTTGAGGAGGAATCAAGAATTTCTACTCAAAAGTTAGTTGGGTCCCTATTTCAAAGTCTTTCTGATGAAGAAGTAAAACAAATGCTTATGATTACTGAAAAATTATCTAAATCACTTAATGAAGGTGACTCAGGTGATTTACAATGTGGACTTCATGATCATCATAGACATCATGGATTTCATAAACATCATCATGAGTCAGATGACAACCTTAAGCACTTGTTTAGGAATCTTTAA
- a CDS encoding Fur family transcriptional regulator, giving the protein MIPQEIQEKIRSVIQEKGCKLTSQRSAVLKAFFEKNYEHMTVEEVHYFSKSYCSKIGIATVYRCILSFEKIGVLRKIETNEKYGRYELVIPDEKFEHPHLVCVKCGKIIGAFDSEILKELDKQKKFIENIYDFKINSQSNIYYGICEACKDA; this is encoded by the coding sequence ATGATACCACAGGAAATTCAAGAAAAAATAAGGTCTGTAATTCAGGAAAAGGGATGTAAATTAACAAGTCAAAGGAGTGCAGTATTAAAGGCTTTTTTTGAAAAAAACTATGAACATATGACTGTTGAAGAGGTTCATTATTTTTCAAAAAGTTATTGTAGTAAGATTGGAATTGCCACTGTATATAGGTGCATACTTTCTTTTGAAAAAATTGGTGTGCTGAGGAAAATTGAAACTAATGAGAAGTATGGAAGATATGAATTGGTAATTCCAGATGAAAAATTTGAGCATCCACATTTAGTTTGTGTAAAATGTGGAAAAATAATTGGAGCCTTTGATAGTGAAATTTTAAAGGAATTGGACAAACAGAAAAAGTTTATTGAGAATATATATGACTTTAAAATCAACAGCCAGAGTAATATTTATTATGGAATTTGTGAAGCATGTAAAGATGCATAA
- a CDS encoding PhzF family phenazine biosynthesis protein: protein MKYYVADAFTDEVFKGNPAGVCVLDEWLQDDVMQKIAAENNLSETAFVVKGKNKNEYDLRWFTPKAEIDLCGHATLGTSYVISNYVDVGTDKMIFHTASGILEVNRKSDLYEMNFPTREPKKTQIPETILDIIGVKPIETYLSRDLVIVVETEEQVKNLAPDFSKMLKLEVGSGVIVTAKGSDVDFVSRCFYPKLGVNEDPVTGSAHSNLIPFWSKRLNKDKMIAKQLSKRGGTLYCELCGDRVKISGRASLYMVGNINI from the coding sequence ATGAAATATTATGTTGCTGATGCTTTTACGGATGAAGTGTTTAAGGGAAATCCGGCAGGAGTATGTGTATTAGATGAGTGGCTGCAGGATGATGTAATGCAAAAAATTGCAGCAGAGAACAATTTGTCAGAAACAGCTTTTGTAGTTAAAGGTAAAAATAAAAATGAATATGATCTAAGGTGGTTTACGCCAAAGGCAGAAATAGATTTATGCGGACACGCTACACTGGGGACTTCCTATGTTATTTCCAATTATGTAGATGTTGGAACAGATAAAATGATATTTCATACTGCAAGTGGAATACTTGAAGTCAATCGTAAAAGTGATTTATATGAAATGAATTTTCCTACAAGAGAACCTAAAAAAACTCAAATACCAGAAACAATTTTGGATATCATTGGGGTGAAACCTATAGAAACATACTTATCAAGGGATTTAGTTATAGTAGTTGAAACAGAAGAGCAGGTTAAAAATTTAGCTCCTGATTTTTCTAAAATGTTAAAATTAGAAGTTGGCTCAGGAGTTATCGTAACTGCAAAGGGCAGTGATGTGGATTTTGTATCCCGTTGTTTTTATCCGAAGCTTGGTGTAAATGAAGATCCTGTAACTGGTTCTGCACACAGTAATTTAATACCCTTTTGGTCAAAAAGATTGAATAAAGATAAGATGATAGCAAAACAGCTGTCAAAACGCGGTGGAACATTATATTGTGAACTTTGTGGTGATAGGGTTAAAATAAGTGGAAGAGCTTCACTATATATGGTGGGAAATATTAATATATAG
- a CDS encoding DMT family transporter, whose product MENGKIKLIVAMLIFGSVGLFVKNIDLSSSMIALVRGIIGSIFLFTASYITRQNTSWKAIKSNLIPLIISGAAIGVNWIFLFQAYKYTTVSKATLCYYFAPVIVMFLSPFILKEKLNTVKIMCIIVAMAGMFLIVGAGSSAAENNQLLGIIYGLAAAALYASVIIINKFIKNLSGMESGMIQLTAAAVVLLPYVFVTEKVSLSQLGFKSIVLLLAVGIIHTGIAYLLYFSAILKLKGQTIAIFSYIDPISAIVMSSIFLGERMTFIQVLGGILILGTTFINELWGKKSDAKEYMLD is encoded by the coding sequence ATGGAAAATGGAAAAATAAAACTTATAGTTGCAATGCTCATATTCGGCAGCGTTGGGCTGTTTGTCAAAAATATAGACTTGTCTTCTAGCATGATTGCATTGGTAAGGGGAATAATAGGAAGTATCTTTTTATTTACAGCAAGTTACATAACAAGACAAAATACATCATGGAAAGCCATTAAATCTAATTTAATTCCATTAATAATATCTGGAGCTGCTATAGGTGTCAATTGGATTTTTTTATTTCAAGCATACAAGTATACCACTGTATCAAAAGCTACTTTGTGTTATTATTTTGCACCTGTAATTGTCATGTTTTTGTCTCCATTTATATTGAAGGAAAAATTGAATACAGTTAAGATTATGTGCATCATAGTCGCTATGGCGGGAATGTTTTTAATAGTAGGAGCTGGAAGTAGTGCGGCAGAAAACAATCAATTGCTAGGTATTATATATGGTCTCGCAGCAGCAGCTCTCTATGCCAGTGTGATTATAATAAATAAGTTTATAAAAAATTTATCAGGTATGGAAAGCGGTATGATACAACTTACTGCAGCGGCAGTAGTTCTATTGCCTTATGTATTTGTTACGGAAAAAGTGTCACTTTCACAGTTAGGTTTTAAGTCCATTGTACTTCTTTTAGCTGTGGGAATAATACATACGGGAATAGCTTATCTTCTGTATTTTTCTGCAATACTAAAACTTAAAGGGCAGACAATAGCAATATTCAGCTATATTGATCCCATATCGGCAATAGTTATGTCCAGTATATTTTTAGGAGAAAGAATGACGTTCATACAGGTACTAGGTGGTATTCTCATATTGGGGACAACTTTTATCAATGAGTTATGGGGAAAAAAATCAGATGCAAAGGAATATATGTTGGATTAG
- a CDS encoding DUF1848 domain-containing protein, whose product MILSVSRRTDIPAFYSDWFFNRIKEGFVLVKNPFNSKQVSKVILNPKVIDCIVFWTKNPKKMMNRLDEIKEYNYYFQFTLNSYDKTLETNVPEKKYLINTFIELSKRIGKDRVIWRYDPIILTDKFTKDYHYKWFEYLSKRLCPYTNKCIISFLDLYRKTERNLKEINILPIDKDDMFELAEKFSKIASKYNVTIETCSEEIDLSKFNINHGKCIDDRLISKISGEKLSIDKDPNQRKVCGCVKSIDIGAYNTCNHVCLYCYANFNRDAAEKNLLKHNKKSPLLIGELCGDEKVIDRKMKSYRDGQLSFYRK is encoded by the coding sequence ATGATATTAAGTGTAAGCAGAAGAACAGACATACCAGCTTTTTATAGTGATTGGTTTTTCAATAGAATAAAGGAAGGATTTGTGTTAGTCAAGAATCCGTTTAATTCAAAGCAAGTGAGTAAAGTGATTTTAAATCCTAAAGTAATAGATTGTATAGTATTTTGGACTAAAAATCCTAAAAAAATGATGAATAGATTGGACGAAATTAAAGAATACAACTATTATTTTCAATTCACTTTAAATTCGTATGATAAGACATTGGAGACAAACGTTCCGGAGAAAAAGTATTTGATAAATACATTTATAGAATTATCAAAACGAATTGGTAAGGATAGAGTTATATGGAGGTATGATCCCATAATATTAACTGATAAGTTTACAAAAGATTACCATTATAAGTGGTTTGAGTATCTTTCAAAAAGATTATGCCCATATACAAATAAGTGTATTATCAGCTTTTTAGATTTATACAGGAAAACTGAGCGCAATTTAAAAGAAATAAACATTTTACCAATAGATAAGGATGATATGTTTGAGTTAGCAGAGAAGTTTTCAAAGATAGCTTCTAAGTATAATGTGACTATTGAAACTTGTTCTGAAGAAATAGATTTATCAAAGTTCAATATTAATCACGGTAAATGTATAGATGACAGGTTGATTTCTAAGATATCTGGGGAAAAGCTGTCTATAGATAAAGATCCAAATCAAAGAAAGGTTTGTGGATGTGTAAAGAGCATTGATATAGGAGCGTATAATACATGTAACCATGTTTGTTTATACTGCTATGCTAATTTTAATAGGGATGCTGCTGAAAAGAATTTATTGAAGCATAATAAAAAATCTCCTTTGCTGATAGGTGAGTTGTGTGGAGATGAAAAGGTTATAGACAGAAAGATGAAATCATATAGAGATGGTCAGCTATCTTTTTATAGAAAATAG
- a CDS encoding response regulator transcription factor: MNEKILLVDDEKSILDVLTYALKREGYLVERAYDGEEALHKVDIFNPHIVILDLMLPVMNGYDICKKLENKNIGIIMLTAKEDIVDKILGLEFGADDYMTKPFDIRELLARIKSLVRRLNKTIDEKKDIGVITINDLNINKKKRTVSIKNVLVELTPMEFDLLYLLLSNPGIVYSREQLLNIIWNMDYVGGTRTVDTHIQRVRKKLGDSYQDLIQTVYGIGYKGVDELFEDGN; this comes from the coding sequence GTGAATGAAAAAATACTTTTAGTAGATGATGAAAAGAGCATTTTAGATGTGCTGACCTATGCATTAAAAAGAGAAGGATATTTAGTAGAAAGAGCTTATGATGGAGAGGAAGCACTTCATAAAGTAGATATTTTTAATCCGCATATAGTAATTTTAGATTTAATGCTCCCTGTAATGAACGGATACGATATTTGTAAAAAGTTAGAAAACAAAAATATTGGGATTATCATGCTTACAGCAAAAGAAGATATTGTGGACAAGATACTTGGACTTGAATTTGGAGCAGATGATTATATGACGAAACCATTTGACATAAGAGAACTTCTTGCAAGAATCAAGTCACTTGTAAGGAGACTTAATAAAACTATTGATGAAAAAAAGGATATCGGTGTCATAACTATAAATGATCTTAATATTAATAAAAAAAAGAGAACTGTAAGTATAAAGAATGTTTTGGTAGAGCTTACACCTATGGAATTTGACCTGCTGTATTTACTCCTTTCAAATCCAGGCATAGTATATTCCAGAGAACAGCTTTTAAATATAATATGGAATATGGATTATGTTGGAGGAACGCGAACTGTAGATACACACATTCAAAGGGTAAGGAAAAAGTTAGGTGATAGCTATCAGGATTTAATACAAACCGTTTATGGTATTGGATATAAAGGGGTTGACGAATTATTTGAAGATGGGAATTAA
- a CDS encoding HAMP domain-containing sensor histidine kinase — translation MGIKFKLISFTASLLLIVISFLSFLVLNGIKSYQNKETQAILFKQKDIFEEYFSERMSLNKNTDYDDSLARGSIFNKAWLRTIPANIYNTKGELLSGFKTDAKLNENDEKKIMIDYAIKGKVSYREINDVIYFYSPIKYKGSTAAILELEYSIRENKLFYSDIEKLFYGIGFLALVLGIFVGIFYFSRLTRDIYEMKDSVESIQKSEFSKVHKVNRNDELGELSSGLIFMSNTIKQNIEELQVERDSLSRAVDKLKKMDKQQKEFIGNVTHEFKTPITSIKAYADVIGMYTDDLKLIEEGTLSISKECDRLSSMVDNILSLSALEKYDFEIEKNEVNLKKVLNEICKTMMAKVKKNSLILKYDAEDIVVTLDEDSLKHILINLIDNAIKYNRPGGSIYIECYKNDKDKITISVKDTGIGMSEEVLPQIFEPFYRADKHRSRETGGAGLGLALVKKLVEKQEGNIKVNSKLNEGTTFYVEFST, via the coding sequence ATGGGAATTAAATTCAAGCTCATATCTTTTACAGCTTCACTTTTATTGATTGTAATATCATTTTTGAGTTTCTTAGTACTTAATGGAATAAAAAGTTATCAAAATAAAGAAACACAGGCTATTTTATTTAAGCAAAAGGATATATTTGAAGAATATTTTAGTGAACGCATGAGTTTGAATAAAAATACTGATTATGATGACAGCTTAGCTAGAGGTAGTATTTTTAATAAAGCATGGTTGAGAACTATACCTGCAAATATATATAATACGAAAGGCGAACTGCTTTCGGGGTTTAAGACAGATGCAAAGTTAAATGAAAATGATGAGAAAAAGATTATGATAGACTATGCAATCAAAGGTAAAGTATCTTATAGAGAAATTAATGATGTGATATATTTTTATTCACCCATTAAATATAAGGGCAGTACAGCAGCAATTTTAGAATTGGAATATTCAATTAGAGAAAATAAATTATTTTATAGTGATATAGAAAAATTGTTTTATGGTATAGGTTTTTTAGCTTTAGTTCTTGGTATATTTGTAGGAATCTTTTATTTTTCCAGATTAACTAGAGACATATATGAAATGAAAGATTCAGTAGAAAGCATTCAAAAGAGTGAATTTAGTAAAGTACATAAAGTAAATCGAAATGATGAATTAGGAGAATTGAGCAGTGGTCTTATATTTATGAGTAATACTATAAAACAAAATATTGAGGAACTTCAAGTTGAAAGAGATTCTTTAAGTAGGGCTGTGGATAAATTAAAAAAAATGGACAAGCAACAGAAAGAATTTATAGGAAATGTAACTCATGAATTCAAGACTCCAATTACCAGTATAAAAGCCTATGCAGATGTAATTGGAATGTACACGGATGATTTAAAATTAATTGAAGAAGGTACTCTAAGTATATCAAAAGAATGTGATAGGCTTTCGAGTATGGTAGATAATATATTGAGCTTATCTGCCCTTGAAAAATATGATTTTGAAATAGAAAAAAATGAAGTTAATTTAAAAAAAGTATTGAATGAAATATGTAAAACAATGATGGCAAAAGTCAAGAAAAATAGTTTGATTTTAAAATATGATGCAGAGGATATTGTTGTTACTTTGGATGAAGATAGTTTAAAGCATATTCTAATTAATTTAATTGATAATGCCATAAAATACAATAGGCCAGGTGGCAGTATATATATTGAGTGTTATAAAAATGATAAAGACAAAATAACTATAAGTGTTAAAGATACTGGTATAGGTATGAGTGAAGAAGTACTTCCCCAAATTTTTGAACCATTTTATAGGGCCGATAAACACAGGAGTCGTGAAACAGGAGGAGCTGGACTTGGACTAGCTTTAGTTAAAAAATTAGTTGAAAAACAAGAGGGAAACATAAAGGTAAATTCCAAATTAAATGAAGGTACTACTTTTTATGTTGAATTTTCCACATAA
- a CDS encoding flavin reductase, with the protein MIDNKAFYKLSYGLYLVSSISEGKKNAQIANTVFQITSNPAILAVSINKKNLTHDYIQSSKLIGVSALSIETPIEFIGKFGFKSGRDIDKFEGVSFKTIESGVPIILDNTSSYFELKVEKEIDVFTHTIFICKVLNAELINDVEQITYKYYQDMKRGISPKVEANIPQNKNQTSKNIGKYECTVCGYIYDPAVGDPGSGIPAGTPFENIPDDWTCPICGVTKDNFKLIV; encoded by the coding sequence ATGATTGATAATAAAGCTTTTTACAAATTAAGTTATGGACTATACCTTGTAAGTTCTATTTCAGAAGGAAAGAAAAATGCTCAAATTGCAAATACAGTTTTTCAAATAACATCAAATCCTGCTATTCTCGCAGTGAGCATTAACAAAAAAAATCTTACCCATGATTATATACAAAGCAGTAAATTGATAGGTGTATCTGCCCTATCCATAGAAACTCCTATTGAATTCATAGGCAAATTTGGATTTAAATCAGGAAGGGACATTGATAAATTTGAAGGAGTATCATTTAAAACAATAGAAAGTGGTGTCCCTATAATATTAGACAACACATCATCCTATTTTGAATTAAAAGTTGAAAAAGAAATTGATGTTTTTACTCATACAATATTTATCTGTAAAGTACTAAATGCAGAACTGATCAACGATGTAGAACAAATTACCTATAAATATTACCAGGATATGAAACGAGGAATCTCACCTAAGGTTGAAGCAAACATCCCACAAAATAAAAATCAAACTTCAAAAAATATAGGAAAATATGAATGTACAGTATGTGGATACATTTATGATCCAGCTGTTGGAGATCCTGGCTCAGGAATTCCAGCTGGTACCCCATTTGAAAACATACCAGATGATTGGACTTGTCCAATATGTGGAGTTACTAAAGATAATTTTAAACTAATTGTATAG
- a CDS encoding ferritin → MLSDKLIKAINDQINYEMYSANIYFSMKAYCDSLDLDGFSNFFKVQIEEENYHISKFYDFLKRTNARILIGSIDSPDNNYDSINDVFNKALTHEKKVTARIYNLMDLATEEKEHATASLLKWFIDEQIEEEDTFSKIVKKLDKISDNSAALYMLDTELQSRTFVPPVNANANQ, encoded by the coding sequence ATGTTAAGTGATAAACTTATAAAAGCTATAAACGATCAGATAAACTATGAAATGTACTCAGCAAATATTTACTTTTCTATGAAGGCATACTGTGATTCATTGGATCTAGATGGATTTTCAAATTTCTTTAAAGTGCAAATTGAAGAAGAAAACTACCATATATCAAAATTTTATGATTTTCTAAAAAGGACAAATGCTAGAATACTCATTGGATCTATAGATTCACCTGATAACAATTATGATTCAATAAATGATGTTTTCAACAAAGCACTAACACATGAAAAAAAAGTTACTGCAAGAATTTACAATTTGATGGATCTTGCTACTGAAGAAAAAGAACATGCCACAGCAAGCTTACTCAAGTGGTTTATAGATGAACAAATTGAAGAAGAAGATACTTTTAGTAAGATAGTTAAAAAGTTGGATAAAATAAGTGATAATTCTGCAGCACTTTATATGCTAGATACAGAACTTCAATCAAGAACTTTTGTACCGCCTGTAAATGCAAATGCCAACCAATAA
- a CDS encoding cold-shock protein: protein MNGTVKWFNGEKGFGFITGEDGKDVFAHFSQINSNGYKSLDEGQKVSYDVVEGPKGLQAENITTI, encoded by the coding sequence ATGAATGGTACAGTAAAATGGTTTAATGGAGAAAAGGGATTTGGATTCATTACAGGAGAAGATGGAAAAGATGTTTTTGCACATTTTTCTCAAATAAATTCAAATGGTTATAAGTCACTCGATGAAGGTCAGAAAGTTTCTTATGATGTAGTTGAAGGACCAAAAGGACTTCAAGCAGAGAATATTACTACTATTTAG
- the nudC gene encoding NAD(+) diphosphatase: MNNNFKISSDTLKKGKASDLCCVFHNQNLLVKKEGNTFVIPTFDDIKLLNIEYQTEFFLGSIEKKSCFAIESTSELNLPINFNLMDLYDLGSLLDEQSFLISGRASQILNWDKTHRFCGKCGSKTENKKDEMAKICPNCNHIMYPVICPAIIVAVTKGDKILLAHNNGFKDNMYGLIAGFVEAGEDLNSAVKREVFEEVGIKVKNIEYYRSSPWPFPNSLMIGFFAEYESDQIKVDGSEIKQADWFTKDNFPNIPKKFTIARSLINEFSKRNQ, translated from the coding sequence ATGAATAATAATTTTAAAATATCATCTGATACCTTAAAAAAAGGTAAAGCTAGCGACTTATGCTGTGTGTTTCATAACCAAAATCTCTTAGTAAAAAAAGAAGGAAATACTTTTGTCATTCCTACCTTTGACGATATTAAATTGCTAAATATTGAGTATCAAACTGAATTCTTTTTAGGCAGCATTGAAAAAAAATCTTGCTTTGCCATTGAATCAACTTCTGAATTGAATTTACCAATTAATTTCAACTTAATGGACTTGTACGACCTTGGTTCTCTACTTGATGAACAATCTTTTTTAATATCAGGACGGGCTAGCCAAATACTGAATTGGGATAAGACTCATAGATTCTGTGGCAAATGTGGCTCTAAAACAGAAAATAAAAAAGATGAAATGGCTAAAATTTGTCCAAACTGTAATCACATAATGTATCCTGTAATTTGTCCGGCAATAATAGTTGCAGTTACTAAGGGTGATAAGATACTTCTTGCACATAACAATGGATTTAAAGACAATATGTACGGATTAATTGCCGGCTTTGTAGAGGCTGGAGAAGACTTAAATAGTGCTGTAAAAAGAGAGGTTTTTGAAGAGGTTGGTATAAAAGTGAAAAATATTGAGTATTACAGAAGCTCCCCATGGCCATTTCCAAATTCCTTAATGATAGGATTTTTTGCAGAATATGAATCTGACCAGATAAAAGTTGATGGAAGTGAAATAAAACAAGCTGATTGGTTTACAAAAGATAATTTTCCTAACATACCTAAAAAATTCACTATTGCAAGAAGCTTAATTAATGAATTTTCTAAAAGAAATCAATAA
- a CDS encoding spore coat protein codes for MNNDYLEIRNAEGMPKIVDSTAALDFLLSAKTGIRNCAIALTETATPEVRTVLHNQLKNAINMHDEISNLMVNKGWFHPCDLDKQFQTDIESSNTAVQISKMELFHGNTSRLGTFATPEK; via the coding sequence ATGAATAATGACTATTTAGAAATAAGAAATGCTGAGGGTATGCCTAAAATTGTTGATTCAACTGCAGCACTGGATTTTTTACTATCTGCCAAAACTGGAATTAGAAATTGTGCCATTGCGCTAACCGAAACTGCTACTCCAGAAGTTAGAACAGTTTTACATAATCAATTGAAAAATGCAATTAATATGCATGATGAGATATCAAATCTTATGGTAAACAAAGGATGGTTTCATCCCTGTGATTTAGATAAACAATTTCAAACAGATATAGAGTCATCTAACACAGCAGTACAAATTTCTAAAATGGAGCTTTTCCATGGGAACACGAGTAGACTGGGAACATTTGCAACACCAGAAAAATAG